The following proteins come from a genomic window of Nostoc sp. TCL26-01:
- a CDS encoding filamentous hemagglutinin N-terminal domain-containing protein, which yields MHHLPQPTKQNCHGITAAISVIFGIGAIISTVNPTHAQVIQDGTLPNNTNVTAVTDKAGDVTFSIDGGTSVGKNLFHSFTEFSLLKGQTAIFINPRQVENVFSRVTGGKASNIDGLIQSNSRINLFLINPNGIIFGSHASLNIGGSFIATTANSIKFDHDVEFSAKPTDSTSLLRVTTPLGLQYGANAGKIQAQGESVFNPLYFQVATNQTFALIGGNIVLENLNINTIDYGGNIELGSIASAGFVGLIPTDQGFTFNYSNIPEFGDIQILSGANISSLGDVQLTGKNILLQDGIVRGFNNFLVNATENIQLIGKSEITIPDLLGTSGNLIVNSRNLRLQDQSSVGVSGGNLTINASENVELKGNVNPRSLFASRIYATASEKRIDTGNLTINTRNLSVQDGSQIVANSSGNVQTFSLFSSGTRANLTINAAESVTLSGSLSDEIYPSGLFTKTYEDGNAGTLTINTGVLRIDKGAQVIVRNLSTGKSGNLNINATKKVQLIGTSSTGLISINAKEISNVDEPIFETSLTPQLLMLGIRRNNTLPSGLFTDTITLGDASSITINTREFLAQNGGRISADTFAQGRGGDLTINAVENVQLIGTSANGIASGLFTRANPKITGDAGNLAIFTGALLVQDGAQISTSTLGVGKGGNLSVQATQGIKLIGVSDHSLPSGLFAQTNREATGDAGDLTIDTTSLLVQDGAQVSASTFGVGKGGNLRVQATEGIKLIGVADENLASGLFTQTNREATGDAGDLTIDTSSLLVQDGAQVSASTFGVGQGGNLRVNAAEGIELIGTAPDALFPSGLFAVATTGSTGNAGNLFIDTQNLLVRDGAQVSVGTNGGGAGGNLTVKATERVQLIGTADNGAFPSGLFATATSSSTGAAGNLILSTDILQIEQGAGVAVRSRGQGSAGNLEINARQIRLDNQAFLNADTRDNRTNPNLSQANIYVRSPNLTLLNGSSITTNATGKNVIGGNIDIDTNTLIAVQNSDISANSANFQGGKVKINAQTIVGTRFRNALTPESDITATGATPELSGSVEITSPEVNPSQGLIQLPANVIDASTQIYQKCRSAGAIAQNQNQFIITGRGGIPTNPYETLDTDSVIANWVTINDANTVTQNAPNLPKMTNNSAHTIVEAQAWVVDHQGNVILTAQAPQVTPHSPALTNAVCAG from the coding sequence ATGCACCATCTACCACAACCAACGAAACAGAACTGTCATGGTATCACAGCCGCAATTTCTGTGATCTTCGGGATAGGTGCGATAATTAGCACTGTTAATCCGACCCATGCTCAAGTTATTCAGGATGGCACGCTACCAAACAATACCAATGTCACAGCCGTCACGGATAAAGCCGGTGATGTTACCTTCTCTATCGATGGTGGAACATCAGTAGGTAAAAATCTCTTTCACAGTTTTACCGAGTTTTCCTTACTTAAAGGTCAAACTGCTATATTTATCAATCCTCGACAAGTTGAAAATGTTTTTAGTAGAGTTACTGGTGGCAAAGCATCTAATATTGATGGTCTAATCCAATCCAACAGTCGAATTAATCTATTTCTCATTAATCCCAACGGCATTATCTTCGGTTCTCATGCCAGTTTAAATATCGGTGGTTCTTTTATTGCCACTACTGCCAATAGTATCAAATTTGATCATGATGTAGAGTTTAGTGCTAAACCCACAGACAGCACATCTCTACTCAGAGTCACAACTCCACTTGGTTTGCAGTATGGAGCTAATGCTGGCAAAATTCAAGCCCAAGGAGAATCAGTATTTAACCCTCTGTATTTCCAGGTTGCCACCAATCAAACTTTCGCATTGATTGGTGGCAACATAGTTTTAGAAAACCTCAATATCAATACTATAGACTATGGTGGCAACATCGAGTTAGGTAGTATAGCCTCGGCTGGTTTTGTGGGTTTGATTCCTACAGACCAAGGTTTTACATTTAATTATTCAAATATACCTGAATTTGGCGATATACAAATATTATCTGGGGCTAATATTAGTAGTCTCGGTGATGTGCAACTGACAGGTAAAAATATCCTGCTCCAAGATGGAATTGTTCGTGGATTCAATAATTTTCTAGTCAATGCTACAGAAAATATCCAACTCATTGGGAAAAGTGAAATTACTATTCCTGATTTACTAGGAACGTCGGGAAATTTAATTGTTAATAGCCGCAATTTACGTTTGCAAGACCAGTCTAGCGTGGGAGTAAGTGGTGGTAATTTAACCATCAATGCCTCAGAGAATGTAGAACTCAAAGGTAATGTTAATCCCCGAAGTTTGTTTGCTAGTCGCATTTATGCTACAGCCTCAGAAAAGCGTATAGACACGGGTAATTTAACAATTAATACCCGTAATTTATCAGTTCAAGATGGGTCACAAATTGTAGCTAATTCTTCTGGTAATGTGCAAACATTCAGTCTGTTTAGTTCTGGTACAAGAGCCAATCTCACTATCAATGCTGCTGAGTCGGTGACATTATCCGGTAGCTTATCTGATGAAATATATCCTAGTGGTTTGTTTACGAAAACTTATGAAGATGGCAATGCCGGAACCCTGACAATTAACACAGGGGTATTACGAATTGACAAAGGCGCTCAGGTGATTGTCAGAAATTTAAGTACAGGTAAAAGTGGCAATTTAAATATCAATGCTACCAAAAAAGTCCAACTGATTGGGACATCTTCTACTGGGTTAATTTCTATTAATGCCAAAGAGATTTCCAACGTAGATGAACCAATATTTGAAACTTCTCTCACACCACAACTGCTGATGCTAGGAATCAGACGCAACAATACTTTACCCAGTGGCTTATTTACTGATACTATCACTCTGGGAGATGCTAGTAGTATCACGATTAATACTCGTGAATTTTTAGCCCAAAATGGCGGGCGAATTAGTGCTGATACTTTTGCTCAAGGGCGGGGTGGTGATTTGACTATCAATGCTGTTGAGAACGTGCAATTAATCGGTACTTCTGCTAATGGAATTGCTAGTGGTTTATTTACTAGAGCCAACCCCAAAATCACTGGCGATGCCGGAAATTTAGCAATTTTCACCGGGGCTTTACTAGTGCAAGATGGCGCACAAATAAGTACTAGTACCTTGGGTGTAGGTAAAGGCGGTAACTTGAGTGTGCAAGCGACTCAGGGCATCAAACTCATCGGCGTTTCTGACCATAGTCTACCTAGTGGTTTGTTTGCACAAACTAACCGTGAAGCCACAGGAGATGCGGGAGATTTAACTATAGATACGACTAGCTTGTTAGTTCAGGATGGCGCACAGGTGAGTGCTAGTACTTTTGGTGTTGGGAAAGGGGGAAATTTGCGCGTACAAGCTACTGAGGGGATAAAACTCATTGGTGTTGCCGATGAAAATCTGGCTAGTGGCTTGTTTACTCAAACTAACCGTGAGGCGACAGGCGATGCAGGAGATTTAACCATAGATACTTCTAGCTTGTTAGTCCAGGATGGCGCGCAGGTAAGTGCTAGTACTTTTGGTGTTGGTCAGGGCGGAAATTTGCGCGTCAACGCGGCTGAAGGTATAGAACTGATTGGTACTGCACCTGATGCGTTGTTTCCTAGTGGTTTGTTTGCTGTGGCTACCACTGGTTCCACAGGAAATGCCGGCAATTTGTTCATCGATACACAGAATTTATTGGTGCGTGATGGGGCGCAAGTATCTGTGGGGACGAATGGAGGTGGTGCAGGTGGGAATTTAACTGTAAAAGCGACCGAGAGAGTACAGTTGATTGGTACTGCCGACAATGGGGCGTTTCCCAGTGGTTTATTTGCCACAGCCACATCAAGCTCGACAGGAGCAGCAGGTAACTTGATACTAAGTACAGATATCTTGCAAATTGAGCAGGGTGCTGGGGTAGCTGTACGCAGTCGCGGGCAGGGGAGTGCAGGCAACTTAGAGATTAATGCTCGGCAAATTCGGTTAGATAATCAAGCTTTTCTGAATGCAGACACTCGTGATAATCGTACTAATCCTAACCTGTCACAGGCAAATATTTATGTGCGATCGCCCAATTTAACTTTACTCAATGGTAGCAGCATCACCACCAACGCCACAGGTAAAAATGTCATTGGTGGCAATATTGATATAGACACTAACACTCTAATAGCTGTCCAAAATAGTGATATTAGTGCCAACTCAGCTAACTTTCAAGGTGGCAAGGTAAAAATCAACGCTCAAACTATTGTCGGTACAAGGTTCCGGAATGCCCTCACCCCAGAAAGCGATATCACTGCCACAGGTGCAACTCCCGAATTGAGTGGTAGCGTAGAAATTACCAGTCCAGAAGTAAATCCCAGTCAAGGTTTAATCCAACTACCAGCAAATGTCATTGACGCATCAACTCAAATCTATCAAAAATGCCGTAGTGCTGGAGCCATAGCCCAAAACCAAAATCAATTTATTATCACCGGACGTGGTGGTATACCCACAAATCCTTACGAAACTTTAGATACAGATTCTGTCATTGCCAATTGGGTAACAATTAATGATGCTAACACGGTGACTCAAAATGCTCCTAATCTGCCAAAGATGACTAATAATTCTGCCCATACCATTGTAGAAGCGCAAGCTTGGGTGGTTGATCATCAAGGTAATGTCATTTTGACAGCCCAAGCACCACAAGTTACACCTCACAGTCCCGCTTTGACGAATGCTGTTTGTGCTGGCTAA
- a CDS encoding CsbD family protein, which produces MSLEDRAKATAKNIEGKAQEALGNVTGDPEDKAEGKAKQAESQVRHGIEDVKDNVKKNID; this is translated from the coding sequence ATGAGCTTAGAAGATCGCGCTAAAGCAACCGCTAAAAATATTGAAGGTAAAGCTCAAGAGGCTTTAGGTAACGTGACTGGTGATCCTGAAGATAAAGCAGAAGGCAAAGCAAAACAAGCCGAAAGCCAAGTCCGCCACGGTATCGAAGATGTCAAAGATAACGTCAAGAAAAATATTGACTAA
- a CDS encoding ABC transporter ATP-binding protein: MLTINNLSKSYGDRQVIHGLNLHIPDGEIYGLLGANGAGKTTTINIICNLLKADGGEVKLNQQPISPATKKLIGIAPQENLLYKTLTCEENLHFFAEIYGLSRETRKKQVPETLAAVNLMDRAKSPVETLSGGMQRRLNIAVALVHQPKLVILDEPTTGLDIEARYEVWELIRQLKHQGITVLLTTHLLDEAERLCQKIGILKHGRILVEGSITELRNLIPASEILVIQTTQAAAAIARAQSYGFTHRRYGNELAFWLPEQLELTEILARFAGINIEAIARQPVRLEHIYLEVTQNN; this comes from the coding sequence ATGTTGACAATTAATAACTTAAGTAAATCTTACGGCGATCGCCAAGTTATTCACGGTTTAAATTTGCATATTCCTGATGGCGAAATTTATGGTTTATTGGGGGCAAATGGAGCCGGGAAAACTACAACTATTAATATTATCTGTAATCTGCTAAAAGCTGATGGTGGTGAGGTGAAACTCAATCAGCAGCCGATTTCACCAGCTACTAAAAAATTAATTGGTATTGCGCCTCAAGAGAATTTATTATATAAAACTTTAACCTGTGAAGAGAATTTGCATTTTTTTGCTGAGATTTACGGTTTAAGTAGAGAAACACGCAAAAAGCAAGTGCCAGAAACTCTAGCAGCTGTCAATCTTATGGATAGAGCAAAAAGTCCTGTAGAAACCTTGAGTGGGGGGATGCAGCGACGATTAAATATTGCTGTGGCATTAGTACATCAACCAAAGTTAGTAATTCTTGATGAACCAACTACAGGTTTAGATATTGAGGCTAGATATGAAGTTTGGGAATTAATTCGGCAACTGAAACATCAAGGAATTACAGTTTTATTGACAACTCATTTATTAGATGAAGCTGAACGTTTATGTCAAAAAATTGGCATTCTCAAACATGGAAGAATTTTAGTTGAAGGTAGTATAACTGAGTTACGCAATTTAATTCCCGCGTCAGAAATTTTAGTCATCCAAACTACACAAGCAGCAGCAGCGATCGCCCGCGCACAATCTTACGGCTTCACTCATAGGCGTTATGGGAATGAGTTAGCTTTTTGGTTACCAGAACAATTGGAATTAACAGAAATTCTTGCCCGGTTTGCTGGGATAAATATTGAGGCAATTGCTCGTCAACCTGTGCGTTTAGAGCATATTTATTTGGAAGTAACACAAAATAATTAA
- a CDS encoding murein transglycosylase A: MRKTLALISLSLGIAFVNTIAVAQVINVPSPIRKSPELPPTEVQPPLKLVAIGNGCVNRNPCLGWDEQLFGSVGKPGDRRALLAAIDNSLRYLSTGTASRVYQNYPVKGITLARVRRSLVRFRQLVVNSQSTAQLQAAVRREFAFYQSVGNDGKGTVKFTSYYEPVYNASRIKTSVYKYPLYRLPPDLNTWSKPHPTRLDLEGQDGLLTDKSPLRGLELLWFSDRLDAYMIHIQGSAQIQLANGQRTAIGYAGATDYPWTSIGRELAKDGKLPLAGMTLPKMISYFREQPQELDNYLPRWERFVFFQETGSRPATGSINVPVTPERSIATDKSLMPPGALALVYTSLPYPTPGGNLEYRTVSRYVLDQDTGSAIKGPGRVDYFMGTGKLAGDRAGVTGGNGSLYYLLLKK; encoded by the coding sequence ATGAGAAAAACCCTTGCTTTAATTTCCTTGAGTCTGGGAATTGCTTTTGTCAATACGATCGCAGTAGCTCAGGTGATTAATGTTCCGTCACCAATCCGCAAAAGTCCTGAGCTACCACCAACTGAGGTTCAGCCTCCACTCAAACTAGTGGCAATTGGTAATGGCTGTGTTAACCGCAATCCTTGTTTAGGTTGGGATGAGCAACTTTTTGGTAGTGTGGGTAAACCAGGCGATCGCCGAGCATTGCTAGCAGCAATTGACAACAGTTTACGTTATTTGTCAACTGGTACTGCCAGCCGAGTGTATCAAAATTATCCAGTTAAAGGTATTACATTGGCTCGTGTGCGTCGGAGTTTAGTCCGTTTCCGGCAATTAGTTGTCAATTCTCAATCTACTGCTCAACTACAAGCTGCTGTTCGACGAGAGTTTGCTTTTTACCAGTCTGTAGGTAATGATGGCAAGGGTACGGTGAAGTTTACTTCTTACTACGAGCCTGTTTATAACGCTAGTCGGATTAAAACTTCCGTATATAAATATCCCTTATATCGACTACCACCTGATTTAAACACATGGTCAAAGCCTCACCCAACAAGGCTAGATTTAGAAGGGCAAGATGGCTTGCTGACAGATAAAAGCCCTTTACGTGGTTTAGAGTTGTTGTGGTTTAGCGATCGCCTAGATGCGTACATGATCCACATTCAAGGTTCTGCCCAAATTCAGTTAGCAAATGGTCAAAGAACTGCCATTGGCTACGCCGGCGCAACAGATTATCCTTGGACTAGTATCGGGCGAGAACTGGCAAAAGACGGCAAACTCCCACTAGCCGGGATGACTTTACCGAAGATGATTAGTTATTTCCGCGAACAACCGCAGGAATTAGATAATTACTTGCCACGCTGGGAAAGGTTTGTCTTCTTTCAAGAAACTGGTAGTAGACCGGCGACTGGTAGTATTAATGTGCCAGTCACCCCAGAACGTTCCATTGCTACAGATAAATCTCTCATGCCTCCAGGCGCTCTTGCCTTAGTTTATACCTCACTCCCCTATCCCACCCCTGGCGGTAATCTAGAATATCGCACCGTCAGCCGTTATGTGTTGGATCAAGATACAGGCAGCGCCATCAAAGGCCCAGGCAGAGTAGACTATTTTATGGGAACTGGTAAACTCGCAGGCGATCGCGCTGGTGTTACAGGCGGCAATGGTTCACTGTATTATTTATTGTTGAAGAAATAG
- a CDS encoding ABC transporter permease — translation MKYWREAIAISRRILIELLRRRRSLIFWSIFPISVLTLSGYILAERAQLPIADAFAYAAPSTLVGAALFFSCLGGTVATVVAEREQQTLKRLFLSPLSGVSYFLGIFLAHSCIGIGQALLIYIIAGFWGATFKGSILLGLIIILLSIAAYVGLGFILGTQLARRIEDVNSLVAAFGVPLLILGGAFLPTALFPKTLLNLAKYNPIYHMNEALVAVSSKGEGVEKIMSSFSFLFWFALIMVIGGWLSYQRMLIIERRL, via the coding sequence ATGAAGTATTGGCGTGAAGCGATCGCAATTAGCAGACGGATTTTAATTGAACTATTACGCCGCCGCCGCAGTTTAATTTTTTGGAGTATTTTTCCGATTTCTGTCTTAACTTTAAGCGGGTATATCTTAGCAGAACGGGCGCAACTTCCCATAGCTGATGCTTTTGCTTATGCTGCACCCTCAACTTTAGTAGGCGCGGCGCTGTTTTTTAGCTGTTTGGGTGGAACTGTAGCGACTGTGGTGGCTGAAAGAGAACAGCAAACCCTAAAAAGGCTGTTTCTCTCTCCTTTAAGTGGTGTATCTTATTTTCTAGGAATTTTTCTAGCTCATAGTTGCATTGGCATTGGTCAAGCATTATTGATATATATCATTGCTGGATTTTGGGGGGCAACATTTAAAGGTTCTATTTTATTAGGATTGATCATTATTCTTTTGAGTATTGCTGCTTATGTTGGCTTAGGTTTTATTTTAGGTACACAATTGGCACGCCGCATTGAGGATGTGAATTCTTTGGTGGCTGCTTTTGGTGTGCCTTTATTAATTCTGGGTGGAGCATTTTTACCCACTGCTTTATTTCCCAAAACTCTCTTAAATCTAGCTAAATATAATCCCATCTATCATATGAATGAAGCGCTGGTAGCTGTTTCTTCCAAGGGGGAAGGAGTTGAGAAAATTATGTCAAGTTTTAGCTTTCTATTTTGGTTTGCCTTAATTATGGTGATTGGTGGTTGGTTATCTTATCAAAGAATGTTAATAATTGAGAGGAGATTATAG
- a CDS encoding DJ-1/PfpI family protein, whose product MTSQIKYTIGLVIYPDMTQLDITGPHQVFSSMPNTQVLLLWKTLEPVVSNGGLTILPTTTFDECPQLDVVCVSGGVFGAVEMMQDIQVLTFLQQQAQSVKYVTAVCTGSLILAAAGLLRGYRAACHWAFREHLQLMGVQVSNERVVVDGDRITGGGITAGIDFALTIAALLCGEDTAKFIELMLEYNPAPPFGVGSPEKAGSSLVAAVLDVAQPLIAASNAASKQAATVLGD is encoded by the coding sequence ATGACAAGTCAAATCAAATATACGATTGGGTTAGTAATTTATCCTGATATGACCCAGTTAGATATTACTGGGCCACATCAAGTTTTTTCATCAATGCCGAATACGCAAGTTTTGCTATTGTGGAAAACTCTAGAACCTGTTGTCAGCAACGGTGGGCTGACAATTTTACCGACTACTACCTTTGATGAATGTCCCCAATTGGATGTGGTGTGTGTCTCTGGCGGTGTCTTTGGCGCAGTGGAGATGATGCAAGATATTCAGGTGTTAACATTTTTGCAACAGCAAGCACAATCAGTTAAGTATGTCACGGCTGTGTGTACTGGTTCTCTCATCTTAGCGGCTGCGGGATTACTGCGTGGATATCGTGCAGCTTGTCATTGGGCATTTCGGGAACACCTACAATTAATGGGTGTACAAGTAAGTAACGAACGAGTTGTAGTTGATGGCGATCGTATCACTGGCGGTGGCATAACAGCTGGTATTGATTTTGCCTTAACTATTGCAGCTTTGTTGTGTGGAGAAGATACTGCTAAATTTATAGAATTAATGTTGGAGTATAATCCTGCTCCACCTTTTGGCGTTGGTTCACCTGAAAAAGCTGGTTCTTCCTTGGTAGCAGCCGTTTTAGATGTAGCACAACCTTTAATTGCCGCATCAAATGCAGCTAGTAAACAAGCGGCTACTGTTTTAGGTGACTGA
- a CDS encoding BamA/TamA family outer membrane protein encodes MRVAIVVFLVVGLLVSGKSESVLANSPADTPDLVDGVITDGYAMYGDYVGVTQTGEYSQKIVQNIQIRFINDRNQSVDDQGQPIVGRTQKDFLLGFLKLQPGEVFRDETLQADLRRLRKLDSLSDVTAFFEENGNGVNIIYDIRERRFPTLNFGAGSNDDVGLYGQVSYRDANISGLNDQLLTTVQVSGKDIQFTSQFTSPYRPGEPNRLGYTVKAFRDRQISPTFDDDIRLANGDRVREGRFGGSVAVLRSFDDWDTALGLNYTRISLRNRNYNVVQTDEFGNPLSASGTGIDDLLTLSLAVSKDERDRRNNPTQGSILTFSSEQALPIGLGNIASNRLQGNYVQYLPVSWIGKEKISDNPEMVAVNLQLGTIIGDFPPADAFNLGGLNSVRGYGSGKVASGRSYGLASVEYRFPIIESIGGVVFTDFASDFGSGKTVIGEPGVVRGKPGSGFGYGVGVRLNSPFGLFRGDLGVSDQGEIRFELSTGQRF; translated from the coding sequence ATGCGTGTTGCAATAGTTGTGTTTTTGGTGGTGGGGCTGTTAGTGAGTGGGAAATCTGAGTCAGTGTTAGCTAATTCTCCAGCCGATACGCCAGATTTAGTGGATGGTGTGATCACTGACGGATACGCTATGTATGGGGATTATGTGGGAGTTACCCAAACTGGGGAATATTCTCAAAAAATTGTCCAGAATATCCAAATTCGGTTTATTAATGACAGAAATCAGTCAGTGGATGACCAAGGACAGCCGATTGTTGGACGCACACAAAAAGATTTTCTGTTGGGTTTTTTGAAATTGCAGCCTGGTGAGGTTTTTCGGGATGAAACACTACAGGCTGACTTACGCCGATTGCGAAAACTGGATTCTTTGAGTGATGTCACGGCCTTTTTTGAAGAAAATGGCAATGGGGTGAATATTATTTATGACATCAGAGAACGCCGCTTTCCTACACTCAACTTTGGTGCAGGTAGTAATGATGATGTAGGTTTGTATGGTCAGGTGAGTTATCGAGATGCAAATATTAGTGGACTCAATGACCAATTATTGACAACGGTTCAAGTTAGTGGTAAGGATATCCAGTTTACTAGTCAGTTTACTAGTCCCTATCGTCCTGGAGAACCCAACCGCCTGGGTTATACTGTCAAAGCTTTCCGCGATCGCCAAATATCTCCTACCTTTGATGATGATATCAGACTAGCGAATGGCGATCGCGTCCGGGAAGGCAGATTTGGTGGTTCTGTGGCTGTGTTACGTTCCTTCGATGACTGGGATACAGCTTTGGGACTCAACTATACCAGAATTAGTTTGCGTAATCGCAATTACAACGTTGTGCAAACTGATGAATTTGGTAATCCCCTTTCTGCTAGTGGTACAGGGATTGATGACTTATTAACATTATCCTTGGCTGTGAGTAAAGATGAGCGCGATCGCCGCAACAATCCTACCCAAGGTTCTATTCTCACTTTCAGCAGTGAACAAGCACTCCCTATTGGACTGGGCAATATTGCTAGTAACCGCCTCCAAGGAAACTATGTTCAGTATCTACCAGTCAGCTGGATAGGTAAGGAAAAAATCAGCGATAATCCCGAAATGGTGGCTGTTAATTTGCAACTAGGCACAATTATCGGCGATTTTCCTCCGGCTGATGCCTTTAACCTGGGGGGATTAAATTCTGTACGGGGTTATGGTTCTGGGAAAGTTGCCAGTGGTCGCAGTTATGGCTTGGCTTCTGTTGAATATCGCTTCCCGATTATTGAGTCAATTGGCGGAGTTGTGTTTACTGACTTTGCCTCTGATTTCGGTTCTGGTAAAACGGTAATTGGGGAACCTGGGGTAGTCCGAGGTAAACCGGGAAGCGGCTTCGGTTATGGTGTGGGAGTCCGATTAAACTCACCTTTTGGCTTATTTCGCGGCGACTTAGGCGTTAGCGACCAAGGGGAAATTAGATTTGAACTTAGCACTGGACAAAGATTTTAA
- a CDS encoding DUF305 domain-containing protein: MQLPSLKNSFVALSFIALTSLTACSPSSQAQNQDPKPTTNSSNQPQMNHGGGMNHHMNMDLGPADANYDLRFIDAMMMHHQGAVDMANVALQKSQRPEIKKLAANIIKSQKQEISQMQQWRTAWYPNVGNQPMAYHTQMGHMMEMTPEQKQAMMMSMDLGKADGEFDLRFINAMIPHHEGAVVMAKDALNKSQHSEIKKLSQAIIQAQAAEIQQMQQWRKAWYNQ, translated from the coding sequence ATGCAACTCCCATCCTTAAAAAATAGCTTTGTAGCGTTGAGCTTTATAGCGTTGACATCTTTAACTGCTTGTTCTCCCAGTTCTCAAGCCCAAAATCAAGACCCCAAACCTACTACCAATTCTAGCAATCAGCCGCAGATGAATCACGGTGGTGGCATGAATCACCACATGAATATGGATTTAGGCCCAGCCGATGCTAATTATGATTTGCGGTTCATTGATGCTATGATGATGCACCATCAAGGGGCAGTAGACATGGCAAATGTCGCCCTGCAAAAATCTCAACGCCCGGAAATCAAAAAACTAGCAGCCAATATTATCAAATCTCAAAAGCAAGAAATTTCTCAGATGCAGCAGTGGCGAACAGCTTGGTATCCCAATGTCGGCAATCAACCAATGGCATATCATACCCAAATGGGTCACATGATGGAGATGACACCTGAGCAAAAGCAAGCGATGATGATGAGCATGGATTTAGGCAAGGCTGATGGTGAATTTGACTTACGCTTTATCAACGCCATGATTCCCCATCATGAAGGCGCTGTAGTTATGGCTAAAGATGCTTTGAATAAGTCTCAGCACTCGGAAATCAAGAAGTTATCCCAAGCAATTATCCAGGCACAAGCAGCAGAGATTCAGCAAATGCAACAGTGGCGCAAAGCTTGGTATAACCAGTAG
- a CDS encoding helix-turn-helix transcriptional regulator yields MSHTLQTLFEKIAIAPSEKQLCCHYMDVAGELFASQHWGIHIQDKQGQRGSIYLQGLPDSFIDYYSTLGATIDKVMEYVVSHHAPAHEQIIFTEEAWKQSELYQIGCGKIYDHEHIMTGPIVGEGKLIGTVQFARTSGTSAYNTQDLLQLSAICAHISAKLALLRFQPELDFYNNKIYLTPRELQMAALVAQGCTNAQIAAQLWISQNTVKQTLKRIFRKLGVSARAEMVARLQLKQYERFERSLYS; encoded by the coding sequence ATGTCTCACACTTTACAAACGTTGTTTGAGAAAATAGCGATCGCTCCATCAGAAAAGCAATTATGCTGTCATTATATGGATGTAGCCGGAGAGTTATTTGCTAGCCAACACTGGGGTATTCACATACAAGACAAACAAGGACAACGGGGTAGTATTTATCTCCAAGGCTTACCCGACAGTTTTATCGATTATTACTCTACGCTTGGTGCAACCATAGATAAAGTAATGGAGTATGTGGTTTCCCATCATGCACCAGCCCACGAACAAATTATTTTTACGGAAGAAGCTTGGAAGCAGAGTGAATTATATCAAATTGGTTGTGGCAAAATTTATGACCATGAGCATATCATGACTGGGCCGATTGTTGGGGAAGGCAAGTTAATCGGTACAGTGCAATTTGCCCGCACCAGTGGAACCTCTGCATATAATACGCAAGATTTACTACAATTAAGTGCCATCTGTGCGCATATTTCTGCCAAATTAGCACTGTTGCGCTTTCAGCCAGAGTTAGATTTCTATAACAACAAGATATATTTAACTCCCAGGGAATTGCAAATGGCCGCCTTAGTCGCACAAGGTTGCACAAATGCACAAATTGCTGCCCAATTGTGGATTAGTCAAAATACAGTTAAGCAGACTCTCAAACGGATTTTTCGTAAGCTTGGCGTATCTGCAAGGGCAGAAATGGTAGCACGATTGCAGCTAAAGCAGTATGAAAGATTTGAGCGATCGCTATACTCATAA